The Streptomyces sp. A2-16 sequence GTGACGGAGAGCTCTGGTCGGCGATCAAGTCGCTGCCGAAGAGCGAGCGTTACACCTACGACTACCAGGGCAACCAGCAGGTCCTGGACCAGATCCTGGTCAGCCCGTCGATCCGGCGCGGCTGCGACTTCGAGTACGACAGCGTGCACATCAACTCGGAGTTCAACGACCAGATCAGCGACCACGACCCGCAGGTGCTGCGCTTCAAGCCGTAACCCGTGGGAGGTCAGGCCTGGTTGAACACTCCGTTCAGCCAGGCCTGCCACTCGTTCTCGCACTCCTTGATGTCGGCGTCCGCCGCGAAGTCGTGCAGGGAGATGCCGACCGGGTGGCCCCAGTGGTTGCGTCCGAAGACCCGGGTGAGGCCCCGGTCGGTGCGCAGCCCGATGAAGTACGGGTTGCGGTAGTCGACCACGGCGTCGAAGGTGTCCGGCCCGTGGACGGTCACGCGGGTACCGGCGGGCACGTCCTCGCCGACCCCGAGTGCGCGTCCCACGACGGCGAGGGCGTCCGGCGCCTTGGACGCCTCGGGTCCGTCGAAGGTGGCGAAGGCGGCCGGGCGGGGCGCGAAGTGGGTCAGGTACTCGCGCAGGGTGTGCAGGTAGAAGTCGGTGTGCTTGGCGGCTCCGTCGTACTGGTTGTCCCAGTCGTCGACGAAGATCCCGCTGTGGACGTAGCGCACCCAGGCCCGTCGGCCCTCGTCACGGGGTTCGACGGTGTAGTCGAGCTGGTTGAGGGTCTGCTCGGAGATGCCCTCGACGTCCTCGACGCGGTTGGTGTAGCGGTGCGGCGGGTCCCAGGCGGTGACCTTGGACCCGAAGGGGCCGGTGCCGCCGACGCGGGGCTCGGGCGGCTCCATCGGCCACAGATAGCCGCCGGTTCCGGTGGTGATCGCCTCCCACACCTGCTCGGGGGTGGCGTCGACCTCGAACTCGCGGGCGATCTCGAACTCCTTGGACATGATCTACTCCAACTCGGTCTGCACTGTGTGCTCGGACTGCTCGGACTGCTTGAGCGTCGGGTGGACCGCCACGACGATCCGGTGGTCACGGCCGCCCTCGGCGTCCGGGGCGTCGTACTTGCGGATCAGGGCGGTGACTCCCGCCGTCAACTCCTCGATGAACGCGGCCCGTTCGGCGGCGGAGGCGAAGCGGACCTCGCCGTCCAGCGCGTAGGTCGCCAGCCGTTTGCGGGCCTTGGCCGCGCCGGTGATCAACTGGCCGACGTCCCGCACCAGTCGGGCCCCCAGCGCGAGGAGCCAGCGCGCGGAGAGCTGGTCGCGGAAGCGGTCCGGGTCGGGCTGCACGGCGGCGAGGGCGAGCGGTGAGATCACGTACGACGCCGCGGTCGCCCGCATCAGCCGCTCGGTGACGTTGCCCTTGCGGCGCTCCCCCGCGAGCTCGACCAGGCCGTGCCGCTCCAGGGCCTTGAGGTGGTAGTTCACCTTCTGCCGGGGCAGCCCGACCTTGCCGGCCAGCATGGCGGCCGACGCGGGGCCGGACGCCAGCTCGGCGAGCAGCCTCGCTCGTATGGGGTCCAGGGAGGCGGCTGCGGCCTCGGGGTCCTCGATCACGGTCACGTCCAGCATGGGTCCACCGTCTCACCGAAAACTTTTTTTGTCCAGACGGTTCGAGTGTTCGGTGAGCGGTCGGCGCCGAGCGGACCGGGCTCAGTCGGGAACCAGGCCCAGGGCGTGGTCGTACCGGCTGACCACGCTGCTCTTCAGCCCCGGCCAGGTCTGCACGCGCTTCCAGCGGTCCGTCGCCGAGCCGATCCCGTCCCCCGGTGCGGCGAGGGCGTCGAGGTGGGCCTGGGCGCTCTCCCACTCGGCGTAGTTGAGGATGCGGGTGCCGTCGGTGCCGAGGTGGAAGTGGCCGCTGATGCCGCCGTGGTGCGGGTGGGGTTCGTCCTCCAGCGCCTCGACGACGGCGTCGACCCAGGCGCGCTGCCGGTCGGGGTCGGGACCCTCGAACTCGATGTCCACGATCACGATGCACCCCGGGACCCGAGGGGCACCCTCCTGGACGACGCTGCGGTAGTGCCGGTAGCGGCCGAGCCCCAGCCGCTCGATGCCCGGGACCGCGGTGTCGATCTCGTCGACCCGCTCCAGTCGCCGGGTCCGCGCGAAGGCGTCGTAGGCCTGCTCGTCCGTCCACTGCGAGTAGTGCAGGAGGCTCGCGGTGTCGTGTCCGGTGTAGACGTGGTAGCCGAGGAGTCCGTCGGCGGGCCACGGCCGGCGCTCCCAGGCACCGGCGACGGCCTCGACGGTCTCCCGCTGCCGCAGCGGGTTGCCGACCCGCCAGGTGCTGAAGAGGGATGCGCCGACCTCGGGGCGGGTGAGGTCGGGGTGGGTGTCGGTTCGTCGGGTCATGCGCGGGGCCTCCTCGGATCGCTGTGCGATGCGGACATCCCTCACCCTTCAACCTCAACCATGATTCAGGTCAAGTCGGCGGTTCGGGAGGTGGTTTCGGGAGAGCCACTACGGCACGGACGGGCAGGCCGACGACGAGCCGAGGTGAAGTGACCCTCCCCCCCCCGGCGGCCGCAGGGTACGCACGGACGTGGGCGGCACCCGTGCTTCCGGGTGCCGCCCACGTCCGTTTCGCGAGTACGGTGGCCTACTTCTTCGGGTACCGCCACGACACGACGACGACCGCGGCCACGACCGCGCCGACGATCAGCACCGGCCGAGGATGCCGTACGGCCGCCATGACCAGGGGCCGGGCCGGCTGGGGCACGCTGCGCTCCGCCCTCCGCTCCAGCGTGCGTCCCGTCCCGGCCGCGTTGCCCTGGGTGAGCTTTCCGGCCCTCAGCGTCCGGTCCTGGACCTGGTGGCCCGCCTGCGTGGCCCGGTCGTGAACCTTGTGGCCGGCCTGCGTGGCCCTCTCCTGCACGGTGTGTCCGGCCTGCGCCGCGCTGCTGCGCAGCTGCACGGTCATGGCACCCGCCTTGTCCCTGAGATCTGCCGCACGGGCCCGCGCACGGCCCTTCACATCCATCTTTCCTGCCAACTCCTCCACCGTGTCGCCGAGTTCGCTACGGGTCCGCTCGATCTGCTGCCGCAGTTCCTCGGGCCCCTTCGCCCCCGTCACGGGGGGCTCGCTGTTCGTCATCGGTGCGCCCTTTCCCTGATCTCCTCGACGTCCGCCTTGACGCTGCCGAGGGCCTCCTCGGGCGTCGGAGGCGCGGCACGGCGCAACTGGGCCCGGCCGGTCGCGGCGAGCACGCCCGCGATCACGAACAGCACGGCGGTCACGATCAGCGCCGAGGCCCACACCGACAGCACCAGTGCGAGTGCGGCGGTGGCCGTTCCGGCCAGGGCGAGCAGTCCCGCGTAGGCGAAGGCGCCGGCGGCACCGAGCAGCCCGCCGCCCTTTCCGGCCCGCCGGCCCTTCTCGGCCAGCTCCTCCTTCGCTAGGGCGACTTCCTGCCGTACCAGCCGGGAGACCTGTTCGGTGGCTTGTCCGACGAGTTCGCCCACCGAGTGATGTTCGTCGTGCGCCGGCCTGTGGGCCGTGGTTCCGGTCACGTGTTCCGCCTCCTCTCGGTCGGAACACCCGGGTACCCGGCCCGGCGTCCACTACCCCTGCGGGCCGCCGTCCGGGCCGCGCTGCCCGAGCCGGGCCAGCTGGCTCTGGAACCAGTCGAGCCGGGCCTGCAACAGGGCCGCTTCGGCGGCGAGTTCGGGCACCCCGAGCTCCTCGGGCAGCTCCGGGTCGCCGAGCACGGGCGCGGCGGCGGGCCGTGCCACCACCCGCAGCCCCTCCCCGGCGAGCCGGGCGAACCCGGCGAGCGAGACGGCCGTACGGCCGCGCAGACAGCCCGCGCAGGAGGGGGTCAGGGCCCGCCAGCCGGGTCTGCCCCAGCCGGCGTCGGCGAGGACGGCCGCGACCGTGCCGCAGGCGCAGGGGCCGACGGTCGCGGTCCGCACCCGTTGGCGGGCGTAGCGGAAGCCGAGCTCGAAGCGGAGGTAGCGGCCGAGGACCAGGACGTCCAGGAGGACGGCGGTGCGGTGCTCGGCCGTGCACAGCAGTGCCTCGGCCGCCGCGCGGTCGTGCACGCAGTGGAAGCCGCAGTCGCAGCGGCGGTTCGGTGCCCGGTGCCGCAGGCCGTAGACGCAGGACGCGTCGGCCAGGACTCCGTACGGCAGCGCGCCGCCGAGCGACACTCCGGTGAACCCGGCCCGGGTGCCGTCCTGGGACAGCACCGGGTGGGCGATCTTGTATCCGGTCGGCGGCTCCGTCGGGCGTTCCTCCGGCAGCCGCAGTCTCATCGGGCCGCCGGAACCTCTTCGGGAGCCTTCAGTTCCTTGATCTCCTCGGGGAGCTCGAGCTCCTCCTCGTGGAGCTCCGGCCGCTCTTCCGCGACTCCGGTGGCGAGTGCCTTGCCGAGCTTCATGACGCCTCCAGGACCAGGGGTCGTGCACCGTCCTGACCATGGTGACCCATGCGAGGTCGTTTTGGACATAGGACCTTTTCGCAGCATCCCTTACCGGTACACCGTAGAAGAATTAAGTGGAGCTTCACGGTTGCCCGGCCGAGACTACGCGTATGACGACAATCGCCCCGCCCT is a genomic window containing:
- a CDS encoding phage holin family protein is translated as MTGTTAHRPAHDEHHSVGELVGQATEQVSRLVRQEVALAKEELAEKGRRAGKGGGLLGAAGAFAYAGLLALAGTATAALALVLSVWASALIVTAVLFVIAGVLAATGRAQLRRAAPPTPEEALGSVKADVEEIRERAHR
- a CDS encoding DUF3618 domain-containing protein, translated to MTNSEPPVTGAKGPEELRQQIERTRSELGDTVEELAGKMDVKGRARARAADLRDKAGAMTVQLRSSAAQAGHTVQERATQAGHKVHDRATQAGHQVQDRTLRAGKLTQGNAAGTGRTLERRAERSVPQPARPLVMAAVRHPRPVLIVGAVVAAVVVVSWRYPKK
- a CDS encoding SRPBCC domain-containing protein; the encoded protein is MSKEFEIAREFEVDATPEQVWEAITTGTGGYLWPMEPPEPRVGGTGPFGSKVTAWDPPHRYTNRVEDVEGISEQTLNQLDYTVEPRDEGRRAWVRYVHSGIFVDDWDNQYDGAAKHTDFYLHTLREYLTHFAPRPAAFATFDGPEASKAPDALAVVGRALGVGEDVPAGTRVTVHGPDTFDAVVDYRNPYFIGLRTDRGLTRVFGRNHWGHPVGISLHDFAADADIKECENEWQAWLNGVFNQA
- a CDS encoding antibiotic biosynthesis monooxygenase, whose protein sequence is MTRRTDTHPDLTRPEVGASLFSTWRVGNPLRQRETVEAVAGAWERRPWPADGLLGYHVYTGHDTASLLHYSQWTDEQAYDAFARTRRLERVDEIDTAVPGIERLGLGRYRHYRSVVQEGAPRVPGCIVIVDIEFEGPDPDRQRAWVDAVVEALEDEPHPHHGGISGHFHLGTDGTRILNYAEWESAQAHLDALAAPGDGIGSATDRWKRVQTWPGLKSSVVSRYDHALGLVPD
- a CDS encoding helix-turn-helix domain-containing protein, with product MLDVTVIEDPEAAAASLDPIRARLLAELASGPASAAMLAGKVGLPRQKVNYHLKALERHGLVELAGERRKGNVTERLMRATAASYVISPLALAAVQPDPDRFRDQLSARWLLALGARLVRDVGQLITGAAKARKRLATYALDGEVRFASAAERAAFIEELTAGVTALIRKYDAPDAEGGRDHRIVVAVHPTLKQSEQSEHTVQTELE